Within the Gammaproteobacteria bacterium genome, the region GCTCGCCTCAGCCAGCACCTCTTCACCACCATTCAGATCTACCAGGCAGGTCAATCTCCGGCGCTGCTCCGGACTCATCGCAAGCTGCGCCAGCAATTCCTCTATTTCAGGTTTGGCCTTGCGTTGCAAGGCGTTAAACAGGGCCATTTCCTGCTCGCGCTCAAGCCCGGCATCATGCGTCAGGGCGCGGAAGATGCCGACGTGGCCAAGATCGATATGCGCCTGCTTGATGCCAGTTGCAGAAAGCATCTCCACCATTAGGTGCAGCACTTCGACATCGCTCTCGATACCGGCGTGACCATAGAGTTCGGCGCCGATTTGCAACGGGCTGCGGCTGCGGGTAAAGCCGGACGGATAGGTGCGCAGTACCGTGTCGATGTAACACAGGCGGGTGGGCGCTTCGCGCTTGAGGCGATGGGCATCAATGCGCGCCACCTGTGGCGTCATATCGGCACGCACACCCATCAGACGGCCCGTCAACTGGTCGATAAGCTTGAAGGTCTGCACATCGAGATCATCGCCGGTGCCGATCAACAGCGATTCGAGATATTCGATCAGTGGCGGGATAACCAGCTCGTAACCCCAGCCATGGAACAAATCGAGCAAATCCCGGCGCAATCTTTCAAGGTGTTCGGCCTGCTGCGGCAGAACTTCCTCTATGCCCTCGGGCAACAGCCAGCGGTCTTTCTCTGAAAAGGAACGATCAATCATTGGGAGTCAAATCTGGCCAAAAATACAGACAGCGGAATGGATGGGCATGGTATTTTCAAGAAGGAGCACAGGAGAAGCAGGCATAAGAATACCAAAAATCCAGCTAGCGAACCAGACTCAGCACGATAACACCCAGCACCATACTGACTAAGCCCGCGATACGCAACGAGCGGTCATCCATCTGCGTGATAAGCAGCATGGTCCGGCGCATACCCTGGGGATTGAGAAACGGCATGACACCTTCAAGTACCAGCACCAACGCGACCGCTGCCAGGAAATCTTGCCACATTAACCCTCCCCGGCCGAGACCACACAAAAGGGGTGGCGACGGTTTTTATTCGCCACACACCCCCCTTGCTTGTTTATCCTGCACAAAAATTACTTGGGGTTCGAGCTCTTGAAATACTTGAAGAACTCCGAACCAGGATCAAGGACAACCATATCGTTCTGGTCTTTAAACGTCGCTTTGTAGGCATTAATACTGCGGTAGAAAGCATAGAACTCAGGGTTCTTTTTGAATGCCTGGGCATAAATATCGGACGCCTGGGCGTCGCCTTCACCACGTGTGCGCTCCGCCTCGCGATAGGCCTCGGCAACGATCACGGCGCGCTGGCGATCTGCATCAGCGCGGATGCGCTCTGCCGCTTCAGCACCTCGCGAACGCAGGTCCTTGGCTACTCGTGAACGTTCCGCCACCATGCGCTGAAACACCGAGCTACTGACCTCTTCCGGCAAATCAATGCGCTTGATGCGCACGTCGACAACACTTATGCCGAACTCCTTGGCTTGCTTGTTGGAATTGGCAGTCAGAATCGCCATGATCTGCTCACGCTCACCCGATATCACTTCCTGAATGGTGCGCTTGCCGAATTCATCACGCAGGCCATTTTTGATAAGCTGGGCCAGACGCACGTTGGCACGCTCTTCATCGCCACCCATGGTGGTGTAATAGCGAGCCACATCGCTGATCTTCCATTTGACGAAAGAATCAACGATCACATTCTTCTTTTCCGCCGTCAGATAGCGCTCAGGCGCCGCTTCCAGGGTAAGAATGCGCGCATCAAACTTGCGGACATTATTGATAAAAGGGAATTTAAAATGCAGCCCCGGTGCAAAGTCGGAATCCACCACCTCACCAAGACGAAACAGTACGGCGCGCTGCTGTTCACCCACAGTAAACACCGACATCGAGCCTATTATCAGCACGGCGCCGATCAGGCCAATCAAGCCAAATATTTTTTTCTGGTCCATTAACGTTGCTCCCGTGCACGTACATTGTCACGCGCGCGACCGGCATCCGAAGGGATCACCGACGAGCCGTCCGGTATCTGCGCCGGCTCAATGGCCGAACTGCCGGAAGCGGCGCCACCGGCCTGCCGCTGGGTCATGCGATCCAACGGTAGATACAGAAGATTGTTACCGCCTTTCACATCCACCATCACCTTGCTGCTCTTTGACAGCACAGACTCCATGGCTTCGATATAGAGACGGTCACGCATCACTTTGGGTGCCTTTTGATACTCCGTCAACACCTGCTCAAAACGGCTGGCCTCACCTTTTGCCTGTGCCACCACCTGGGCTTTATAGCCATTCGCCTCTTCTATCTGGCGAGCCGCGCCGCCGCGCGCCTTGGGGATCACGTCATTGGCATAGGCCTCGGCCTCGTTGATCAGCCGCTGCTCATCTTCACGCGATTTAACCGCATCCAGAAAGGCGCTCTGCACCTCCTCCGGAGGCTGGGCATCCTGCATGTTGAGGCTGCTGACTAACAAACCGGCGCCATAGCGATCCAGCGTTTTCTGAATCAGCTCGATAGCGCGGGCGCCAATCTCGCTACGCCCCTCTTTGAGTACGAAATCCATGTTGTTTTTGCCCACGACATCACGTACTGCGCTTTCCGTCGCTTGGCGCAGGGCAGCATCGGGATCACGGGTATTAAACAAATAATCGCGCGCATCCTTGACCTTATATTGCACGGCAAATTTGACATTGATGATGTTTTCATCTTTGGTCAACATCAGGGCCTCGTTCGATACCGAACCGGCCTGGGCGCCCCCGCCTCCACCACCGGAGCGATAGCCGATTTCTACAGTACGGATCTGCTCGACATTGACAACTTGCACCGTCTCAATGGGGGCCGGGATATGCCAATGCGGACCGGGCAAGGTGGTGTCGACATATTGACCAAAGCGCGTCACAACGCCCCGCGTTCCTTCATCAACGATATAAATACCCGTAGCTACCCATACGACTACCGCAACACCTGCAATTATGCCAACAATCTTGGCGGGCGCAGTCCCCGGCCCTTTGGGGCCTTCGGGTCGACCACCACCCTTGCCGCCAAACAAGCCGCCAAGTTTTTGCTGCACCTTGCGAATCATCTCGTCAAGATCAGGTGGAGACTGTTTATTGCCACGATTGCCACCGCGGTTACCCCAAGGGTCGTTATCGCGGGAACCACCCGGTTCATTCCAGGCCATCAGATAGATACTCCATAATATTTTTATTAAAGGTACATCTTACAGTTACAAAAATCTGCAATTTATGCGCATTCCGGACATTCTGTATCAGCGGCTTCCGCGCGCTCTTGCTTTTGACCATCGTCCCATGAATAGTTCGACAATACCTGCCGCAACATGTCCAGCCCTGCGCCCGTCGCGGCGGATAACCAGACCCGCTGCACCCGGCCTTCGGCATCATAATCGACATGTGGGGCACAACTTTCAAGCATATCAATCTTGTTGTAGATCTCAATGCACGGAATGGAGTCAGCTCCGATTTCCTTGAGCACCTCGTTCACCTGCTCGATGCATTCATGACGCTTGTCATTATGCGCATCGATAACATGCAATAACAGAGCCGCCTCACTGGTCTCTTCCAGCGTGGAACGGAACGCCGCTACCAGATTATGGGGCAGATGGCGGATAAATCCTACCGTGTCGGCCAAAATGACAGGATCAGCGCCGGGCAGTTTGACACGCCGCAAGGTAGGGTCCAGCGTAGCGAACAACTGATCCGCCGCATAAACCGTGGAACCCGTCAAGCGGTTGAACAGCGTCGATTTGCCTGCGTTGGTATAACCCACCAGGGATACCGTCTTGATAGCCGCCTTGCGCCTGGCTTTTCTGCGTCCGTCGCGCTGCCCGCCCACCTTTTCGAGGCGCTTGTTGAGCTGCTTGATCCTTTCCGCAACGAGCCGCCGGTCGGTCTCGAGCTGTGTCTCACCTGGGCCGCGCAGGCCAATACCGCCCTTCTGCCGCTCCAAGTGCGTCCAGCCGCGCACCAGTCGCGTGGACAAATGGCGCAACTGCGCCAGCTCGACCTGTAACTTTCCCTCGAACGAATGGGCGCGTTGCGCAAAAATATCCAGGATCAGGCCAACGCGGTCCAGCACCCGGCATTGTAGCAAGCGCTCCAGATTACGCTCCTGGCCTGGCGAAATGGCGTGATTGATGAGCACCACGTCGGCCTTCATGCTTTCGACGCAGGCGCGAATCTCCTCAGCCTTGCCGCTGCCCACAAAATACTTGGGGTCGGGAGTCTGACGGCTGCCGCTAATAACAGCAACGGGTTCGACCCCCGCAGAACGCGCAAGCTCACGAAACTCATCGAGCTCTTCGCGGATCCCTGCCGCGCGAAAATCCACATTGACGAGGATCGCGCGCTCCGCTTTCCGTGAGTGTTCGGGCAAACTCACTCCGGCGAACAACTCCATTCACCGGGGCGCAGGCTGTTACTCTTCATCACTCTCTGCTACTGCCTCGCCAGCACCCGCATACTTGACATTGCGCGCCGGTACAACAGTGGAAATGGCGTGCTTATAGACCATCTGGCTGACTGTGTTTTTCAGCAACACAGCGAACTGGTCAAACGATTCGATCTGCCCTTGCAACTTGATTCCGTTCACCAGATAGATGGAAACGGGCACCCGCTCTTTGCGTAGTGCATTCAGGAAAGGGTCTTGTATACCTTGCCCTTTAGTCATGTGAGTGTCTCCTTTTTTTGTTGTGTAGTCCAAACGGTTTTTCAAGCCGTGCATTCAGGCAGAGTATAACATAGCCCACCATCAACGCTTTATGAT harbors:
- a CDS encoding ATP phosphoribosyltransferase regulatory subunit; translated protein: MIDRSFSEKDRWLLPEGIEEVLPQQAEHLERLRRDLLDLFHGWGYELVIPPLIEYLESLLIGTGDDLDVQTFKLIDQLTGRLMGVRADMTPQVARIDAHRLKREAPTRLCYIDTVLRTYPSGFTRSRSPLQIGAELYGHAGIESDVEVLHLMVEMLSATGIKQAHIDLGHVGIFRALTHDAGLEREQEMALFNALQRKAKPEIEELLAQLAMSPEQRRRLTCLVDLNGGEEVLAEASVALSAAGDRVLAALDNLRQIAALARRRMPSTPLHFDLAELRGYHYQTGLVYAAFVPGHGQEIARGGRYDDIGKVFGRARPATGFSADLNTLISLSAVTPYQVRAILAPDDNADDQSLQALVRELRQRGERVIHALPGAGGDIREMGCDRILERREGKWTVVSL
- a CDS encoding DUF2065 domain-containing protein; this encodes MWQDFLAAVALVLVLEGVMPFLNPQGMRRTMLLITQMDDRSLRIAGLVSMVLGVIVLSLVR
- the hflC gene encoding protease modulator HflC gives rise to the protein MDQKKIFGLIGLIGAVLIIGSMSVFTVGEQQRAVLFRLGEVVDSDFAPGLHFKFPFINNVRKFDARILTLEAAPERYLTAEKKNVIVDSFVKWKISDVARYYTTMGGDEERANVRLAQLIKNGLRDEFGKRTIQEVISGEREQIMAILTANSNKQAKEFGISVVDVRIKRIDLPEEVSSSVFQRMVAERSRVAKDLRSRGAEAAERIRADADRQRAVIVAEAYREAERTRGEGDAQASDIYAQAFKKNPEFYAFYRSINAYKATFKDQNDMVVLDPGSEFFKYFKSSNPK
- the hflK gene encoding FtsH protease activity modulator HflK, coding for MAWNEPGGSRDNDPWGNRGGNRGNKQSPPDLDEMIRKVQQKLGGLFGGKGGGRPEGPKGPGTAPAKIVGIIAGVAVVVWVATGIYIVDEGTRGVVTRFGQYVDTTLPGPHWHIPAPIETVQVVNVEQIRTVEIGYRSGGGGGGAQAGSVSNEALMLTKDENIINVKFAVQYKVKDARDYLFNTRDPDAALRQATESAVRDVVGKNNMDFVLKEGRSEIGARAIELIQKTLDRYGAGLLVSSLNMQDAQPPEEVQSAFLDAVKSREDEQRLINEAEAYANDVIPKARGGAARQIEEANGYKAQVVAQAKGEASRFEQVLTEYQKAPKVMRDRLYIEAMESVLSKSSKVMVDVKGGNNLLYLPLDRMTQRQAGGAASGSSAIEPAQIPDGSSVIPSDAGRARDNVRAREQR
- the hflX gene encoding GTPase HflX, with the protein product MPEHSRKAERAILVNVDFRAAGIREELDEFRELARSAGVEPVAVISGSRQTPDPKYFVGSGKAEEIRACVESMKADVVLINHAISPGQERNLERLLQCRVLDRVGLILDIFAQRAHSFEGKLQVELAQLRHLSTRLVRGWTHLERQKGGIGLRGPGETQLETDRRLVAERIKQLNKRLEKVGGQRDGRRKARRKAAIKTVSLVGYTNAGKSTLFNRLTGSTVYAADQLFATLDPTLRRVKLPGADPVILADTVGFIRHLPHNLVAAFRSTLEETSEAALLLHVIDAHNDKRHECIEQVNEVLKEIGADSIPCIEIYNKIDMLESCAPHVDYDAEGRVQRVWLSAATGAGLDMLRQVLSNYSWDDGQKQERAEAADTECPECA
- the hfq gene encoding RNA chaperone Hfq; the encoded protein is MTKGQGIQDPFLNALRKERVPVSIYLVNGIKLQGQIESFDQFAVLLKNTVSQMVYKHAISTVVPARNVKYAGAGEAVAESDEE